TAGCGACCGCCGCGAGCAAGTCGGTAACGTTAATATTACGATGGGCGAAGGTGAAAAAAGCGGCAAGCTGGTCTGTAAGGTTAAAAACCTACATCTTGAGTACAACGGCAATGTATTGGTCGATAACTTTACGACTACTATTATGCGCGGTGACAAAATCGGTATCATAGGACCAAATGGCGCGGGTAAAACCACGCTTATTAAAGCCCTACTCGATATGTCTGATGATGAAGTGACCAAAAGTGGTAGCGTTGAGCTAGGCACTAATTTAAAAATCGCATTTTTCGATCAGCTTCGAGATCAGTTAGACCTTGAAGCTACTGTTGCTCAAAACGTATCAGAAGGCTCAGATTTCATCGAGGTTGGTGGACGTAAGACGCATATCATGAGCTATTTACAAGATTTCTTATTTGCTCCAGAACGTGCACGTACCCCAGTTAAAGCCCTATCTGGTGGTGAGCGTAACCGTGTGTTACTCGCCAAACAGCTGCTAAAACCTGCTAATATCCTGGTACTTGATGAGCCAACCAACGACTTGGACATGGCCACCCTTGAGCTGTTAGAAGAGTCCGTCAGCAGCTTTAACGGTACCATTCTTTTGATTAGCCATGACCGCTCATTTATGGATAACGTAGTCACTTCTACTTGGGTGTTTGACCAAGATGAAGATGGCAAAGGTATCGTTAAAGAATATGTCGGTGGCTACCAAGAATATCTGATACAGAAGAATCGCGCACAAGCAGCCAATGCAGTTAAGTCTACTAACAAAGGCGCTGAAAATAGTAAGTCTACTAATAAGTCGACAGCAGTAGCCAAGCCCAATAAAGCGGCAAAAAAGCTGAACTATAATGATCAGCGCGAACTTGATAATCTACCAAAAGAGATTGCCGCTCTTGAACAAGAGCAAATTCAGCTACAAGAAAAATTGGCTGATGGTTCATGGTTCATTCAAGACTTCGAGGCGGCAACTGTTGCAAGCGAGCGACTGTTAGTCATTGAAGATGAAATGATGAATAAGCTTGAACGTTGGGAAGCCCTTGAAAATGATTGAAGTGCTTTTGGTTAGCCAATCAAAATGATAAAGACAATCAATATAGTATTGTTAGGCAAAAAACAGACAAATAGTTGTCAGTTATCTTGAATATGTCTTAATGAGACAAATAGTAGTAAATGTATGGAAAGTTAGTGAACATTACCGTAATTTCAAGTATCATTCTCGGTCTTTGAATATCCTTATTGATTCTAGGGTAATTGTTAAAATCATATTTTAATATAATGAAATGTTAGTTTTAGACTGGCTGTAACTTTTTAGTAAGGTTACAGCTAGAAAAGATGTGCTGTCAGAGTAGTTTTATTTTTGACACAATAATTTATTTTATGACCAAAATAGCTTAGAATAGCAACAATTAGCAAAATTAGGCACAGCTAACGTGGCTTATATATTGGTATTGTAAATTTCTAAGTCACAAACCCAGTGTGGGATAATCCCATTTCATTCACCTGGAGGAAGTATTAATGAGCCATGCCGAAGGCGTTAATGTACAACGCCGTAGAGTTCTTATTGCCTCGACTGCCGCGATTGGTGCAGCTGGGGTAGCTGCTGTGGCGACACCTTTTGTTCGTTCTTGGTATCCAAGTGCTAAAGCAGAAGCTGCAGGCGCTGCAGTTACCCAAGATATCGGTTCTATCGAAGAAGGACAAATGATTGTCGTAAAATATCGCGGCAAACCTATCTTTGTAGTCAAACGCACTGAAGACATGTTAGGTACGCTTGAATCAGTAAAGCCATTATTATCTGACCCTGATTCTAGTGCATCACTACAACCTGAATACTGTACGAATCCTACTCGTTCTTTAGAACCAAGTGTATTGGTTGTAGAAGGCGTGTGTACGCATTTAGGCTGTGCACCAAATTACCGTCCTGATGTTGGTGCTGCTGACTTAGGTGGTAATGACTGGTACGGTGGATTTTTCTGTCCTTGTCACGGGTCTAAGTATGACCTAGCGGGTCGCGTCTATAGTGGCGTTCCGGCACCGCTTAACTTACCCATCCCAGAATATAGTATGGATGGTACCATCTTGACGGTTGGGGAGGCTTAATATGAGTATGGGTAAAAAGTTAATGCATTGGGTAGACGCGCGCTTTCCGGCGACTGAAACCTATGAATACCACATGTCCAAATATTATGCACCGAAGAACTTTAACTTTTGGTACTTCTTCGGCGTTTTATCAATGGTGGTATTGGTCAACCAATTGGTCACTGGGATTTGGCTTACGATGATGTACAACCCAAGTGCCGAAGGAGCATTTGCGTCTGTTGAATACATCATGCGTGACGTCAAAGGCGGCTGGCTTATTCGCTATATGCACTCGACTGGGGCATCAGCATTCTTTGTAGTAGTCTATTTGCATATGTTTAGAGCCTTGCTCTATGGTTCATATCAGAAACCACGTGAGCTTATTTGGCTCATCGGTATGGGCATCTACTTAGCCTTGATGGCAGAAGGCTTCTTCGGTTATCTACTACCGTGGGGCAATATGTCATTTTGGGGTGCACAGGTTATTTTGAATCTTCCTGCTGCGCTACCAGTTATTGGTGACGGTCTTGCTGAATGGGTACGCGGTGATTATATTATCTCAGGTATTACTCTAAACCGTTTCTTTGCCTTACATGTAGTTGCTATTCCACTAGTATTAGTCGGTTTGGTATTTATGCATTTAGTGGCTTTACATCATGTGGGTTCGAACAATCCAGATGGTATTGACATCAAGAAACTCAAAGATAAAAACGGCATACCATTAGATGGTATTGAGTTCCATCCTTACTACACCGTACACGATATGGTTGGTATTGTAGTGTTCTTTATTTGCTTCTTTGCAGTGGTATTCTTCTTCCCAGAAGGCGGCGGTTTCTTCCTTGAGCCACCAAACTTTGAAGCAGCTAACTCACTAAAAACGCCTGCACATATTGCGCCAGTATGGTACTACACTCCTTTCTATGCCATCTTACGTGCGGTTCCTGATAAGCTTGGTGGTGTTATAGCGATGGGTGCTGCGATTGCAGTATTGTTCCTAATACCATGGCTTGATAGATCTCCTGTACGTTCGATACGTTACAAAGGTATTTTATCTAAAATTGCTCTAACCATCTTTGCAATTAGCTTTTTGGTACTTGGCTATTTAGGTGCGACGCCAACGACGCCAACAGCGACATTAATGGCTCGTATATTTACTATATTGTATTTCTTGTTTTTCTTATTGATGCCGATTTACACTGCCATTGAGAAGTGTAAACAGCCACCAGAACGCGTTACCGGAGGTCACTAATGAACACGCTAACAAGATCCTTAACTGGTTTGGGCTTAGGTGCGGCATTAACCCTGACTGCTGGTACTGCACTGGCCGCAGGTAGTGGATGCGGTACGTTCACTAATGCCGAAGGTGTCGAAGAACATTTAGCTTGTAGCACAGCCCCAATTGATTTTACCAATAAGGGTTCGTTACAGAACGGTGCTAAGATGTTCATGAACTACTGCGCAGGTTGTCACTCAGCGAAGTACGTTCGTCATTCACGTATAGCGAAAGACTTAGAGATACCACCTGAGCTGGTCGAAAAGTATTTGATGGTGACCACTGATCAAATTGGTGATCATATTGATGCTGAAATTGATCCTGAGATTCAAGCATCATGGTTTGGGGCAGCACCACCAGACTTATCGCTTGAGACCAGATTACGCGGTGACGACTGGGTTTATACTTACTTGTTATCATTCTATGAGGACCCAAGTCGTCCTTGGGGTGCTAACAACTTAGTGTTGGCGAATGCAGCTATGCCTCATGTACTGCATAATCTACAAGAAGATTTAAGTAAAGAAGAGTTTGAAAGCGAAGTTGGTGATTTAGTTAACTTCATGGCATGGATGGGCGAACCTGTTCGTCATGATCGTCAGGTCATCGGCATGTTCGTTATTCTATTTTTGCTCGTCTTATTGATTCCTGTTTATCTACTAAACAAAGAGTTTTGGAAAGACGTAAAATAATCAAACAATTGAATGTGATATGTAAATTCTATATTTATTTATAAAAAGAGGCATTACTTCGGTAGTGCCTCTTTTTTTGTTTTGCATTAAGGAATATTCTAATACTTTTGTATTAAGCACTATTAGTACCGATACTCGATATAGTTTACGCTTACTACCTTGATAAACGAGGCAACTTTGTTTACGATGGCAGCCTTAACTATTAACATTAGGCTTTCATGATTGATGCGAATGACATTCCAAGTAGTCAGCTAATTTTATATGCTGATGATGGCTACGACAGTCATGTGGTACGCCTATTACTTGAAGAAAAGAAGCTCGCTTACTATTTATCACGCTTACATTCTGAGCGCCCTGAAGACCTGACCGAGCTAAACCCTTATCATACTTTGCCTGTCTTACAACAACGTGAAATCTCGCTATATGAGATTAACGTTATCTTTGAGTATCTTGAGGAACGTTATCACGCAAACAAACTGCTGCCTGATACCCCGCAAGAGCGGGCACAATTTCGACAGTTAGCATGGCGTATCCAGCGTGATTGGCTGGTACTTGGTAAACGACTGCTCATGCATCCAGATAGCTTTAATAAAGCCCAAGCTGCCGTGGCAAAAAAACAGTTGGCTGATTCATTGATTACCCTATCCCCACTGTTCGCTCATAAGTCTTATTTTATGGCAGATGAATTTGGCTGGTGCGATGTGCTGTTAGCGCCCTTGTTATGGCGTCTTGAAGAGATGGGTATCGAACTACCTCGAGCTATCAGTCGTCCATTGTTTGACTATCAAACACGACTCTTTGAGCGTGAGAGCTTTAAAAAAAGCGTTCGCTAATTAGACGACTGCAGACAGCTTGATTAAAATGGAAATTAGTCCAATACAAGCTAATAAAATAAAAGATAAGCAAATTTCATTGATGTTTTATCCGTTAATGAAAAGCTGAACAAGGTATTTTTTAATCATTAAAGACCATTAAATATAGGAAATCATCAGATGAGCGAAACCACGTCTATTACCCCAACCCGCCCCTATATGGTGCGTGCATTATACGAATGGATAGAAGACAATGCCCTGACACCATATCTAATGGTAGATGCCACTGCTGAGAATGTACAAATACCAACCGAACACGTCCAAGATGGTCGTATCGTGCTAAATATCGCTAGCCGTGCTACAGGCAACATGAGTATGGAAAATGAATACATCCATTTCAGTGCACGCTTCGGTGGGGTATCGCAAGAGATTTGGGTACCGCTTATTGCTGTGATGGGCATTTATGCAAAAGAAAACTCACAGGGTATGTTCTTTGATCCTAGTGAATATGAAAACTATAAGCCTGAGGACGAATCAGAAGTTGCTGCTAAGAAGAGTCCTACTGTCGCTCCTAAGCCAAAACGTGATAACAAAGCAGGTTTAAAAGTCTTAAAATAATAAAGCTTGAGTTAATAAACACTGAGACATAAAAAAGCTGAGCGTATTAGATACGCCCAGCTTTTTTGTTGCCGGTTCAAAGGGCTTGCATCCCTAAAGACCGTATTAGGTTCTTGGTAATGTAACGCCTCTTTGACCTTGATATTTACCGCCACGGTCTTTATAACTGGTCTCGCAGACATCATCAGCATCACTTTGGAAGAATAGCATCTGTGCCACGCCTTCACCTGCATAAATACGTGCTGGCAAATTAGTGGTATTACTAAACTCTAAAGTCACGTGCCCTTCCCACTCAGGCTCAAGTGGCGTCACGTTGACGATAATACCGCAGCGTGCATAAGTTGATTTACCAAGGCAAATCGTCAATACATCACGTGGAATGCGGAAATACTCCATCGTACGTGCCAATGCAAATGAGTTGGGTGGAATGATGCACTCATCACCTACAATATCGATAAAGCTTTTTTCATCGAAGTTTTTAGGATCAACCACTACTGAATGCACGTTGGTAAATACTTTAAACTCAGGCGCACAGCGTACGTCATAACCATAGCTTGAGGTGCCGTAACTAACCAAGCGTTCGCCTGCATCATTAAAGCGTACTTGACCCGGTTCATATGGCTCAATCATGCCATACTCTTCAGCCATTTTACGAATCCAGCGGTCAGACTTGATAGACATTGTTCTTCCTTAGCAAATATTTAATAGCGACGATTATACGGAATTGGCGGCTTAATTTATAGAGCAGTGGCGACTTTAAAATCCATAACGATATTAACGGACTTATTACCTATCATGATTCACCATTTGGCAAAATGATCTTCTGCCAGCCCTATCATCTTATCAATTCTAATCACCTTGTTTCCTAAGCGTATTTCACCACTATATAGTCCAATCCATTGCTCAAAGATACTGGCAAGCACACCAAAGTTATCCGTCTTCTTATAGACAGTAATAGGCGTAAAGGTTAAATCAATATCGACATTGCTCCAACCCAAGTTTTGATGATAGACACTCCAAATATTCTGCGCTGATGCGTCCAAATCTTTACGTATAAACATCACGGGCGGCAAGTAAGATATCTGTCCATCAAGCCAGCACGCATTTTCACTGGCTCCTGTCTCATTAACGCCCATCGATAAGTTCAATGCAAAATGACGACCATCTGGTAAATAGCTATTAATACACGTCCAAAACCAATTGGTCTTGTGACGCATATAACCAAGTGTCCAATCTAGATTGGCAATGGTGGTATTAGTAAAGTCTATTTGCTTGGCTTTAGAATCAGGAATATTAGAAGCATTAACGTTAAACTTTGACTTGCCTTTAATGAGTAAATGCCCAGATATGGCTGTCAAAGGTTCTTTTTGGGTGAACGTCCAGCCTCGCCTGCCCGTTGGTGTACAGACAGCGAGTGGCTGCGACTGCCTTGCTAAGGTTGCATGGAGTGCAAGGTTTTGACTGTCTAGCGCAACGATAACTTGCGCGGGCGTAAAATCTAAAGTAACTGTCAGCTTTGCATGAACAAACGCAATCTGCCCTTGATGGCAATCACCTGTTAAATGTGTTTGGCGAGTCAAAGGTTGTAGCGCTTCATCAACCTCTAACTCATCAGTCTTATCGTTATAAAGATAGACGAAGGCACTAGCCGCAAGCTTAATGGTCGCCAGTGCTAAACAGACTCGATAAGGAGGCTGAATAATTTGGATAAAGCAAAATTGGTTGGCTTTGAGCGCTTTGCGCCAATTGGGTAAGGATTTTTGTGAGATAAGATAACTATAATAGTCAAGATAGTTGATACTCTTGACGTGAGCAAAGACGCCAAAGGTAGGCTGACCATTTTGAATAAGCTCGTCAAGAGCAAATGGTCGCAAGCTGGTGGATAAGTGTTGCTGATCTTGTTCGTCGCGATTTTGATACATCGTCAAGGCATCCTAGCCAAATTTTTCTAAAGGTACTGGTTTTTTAAAGAGACTATTTATTTAAAGAGACTATCTTTCCTTGATAGCTGACTGTGGTGTGTAAAACTCTTCTTTTTGCCTGTGCAGAAGCCACAAAAAATGCTTCCGTTATTACCTTAACTTCAATGCTGGTCAATCCATCAACTAACGTTTCTGTCACATTCGTTGATGCCATTACACTCATCCATAAAAAGTGTCTAGGAAACTTAATTAACAGGTCAGCGAGAGCCTTTGAAAACTTGTTAAAATCAGCAATCACTAGTCGGCGGTTGCTAAAGTCAGCTTTAACCTGATGACGTTTGCTACTACCATCTTTATAGTAGCAAACGCCAATCAATTGATTGTTTGAGAGTTCAATCACATATATCGGAGGGCGCAATAATTTTAGGAACTTATACTGTTTGGGAATATTATCTAAATGACTTTGATAAATAGATAAGCTCACAATACTTCCTTTTTAAAATACAAGGACTTTACAGGTTAACCGTTCAGGCTATTTCAATACCATTAAGAACCATCAAAAAATACGCTTATCATCGACAGGCTTAGCAAATTTATTAATATTGGCTTCGATGTTCTTAGCAATACTCAGATAATACGGCGCAAATTCATCATCAGCGAGTACGCTTGGTTCGCCTTTATCCACTTGTGCGCGAATCCCACTTGCCAATGGAAGCTGCCCTAACAGCGGTACCTGATATTGCTCAGCGATAAACTCGCCACCACCAGTACCAAAGATAGCTTCGGTATGATTACAGTTGCTACACGTATGCAGCGCCATGTTTTCAACTACACCAAGTACCGGAATATTAGTTTTGTTAAACATCTCAACGCCCTTTTGCGCATCAAGTAGTGCAATATGCTGAGGCGTCGTGACAATCACTGCGCCAGTGACTGGAATACGCTGTGCTAGCGTCAATTGAATATCACCCGTACCTGGCGGCATATCAATCACTAAATAATCTAGCTGCGGCCAATTGGTTTGGTTATACAGCTGCATCAAGGCACCAGTGGCTTTTGGCCCACGCCAAGCGACAGGTGTATTATCACCATCGAGCAAGCTACCAATCGATAACATCGCCATGCCATGCGCATCGACAGGAACGAACTGCTCATTTTCTAGTTGCGGCCTTACATCGGCGACGCCTAGCATCGTTGGCATACTAGGGCCATAAATATCAGCATCGAGTACGCCAACACGGTTGCCTAGCTTTTGTAATGCTAAGGCAATATTAACCGTCGTAGTTGATTTACCCACACCGCCTTTACCTGACGCGACTACGATAATATGACGAATACGCGGATGCGGCGCTAGTGACGCTTGTGTTGGTGCAGCTTTAGTAATCGGTGGTTCGCTGTCTGTATTGGATTGTGCGGTAGGC
The nucleotide sequence above comes from Psychrobacter sp. P2G3. Encoded proteins:
- a CDS encoding cytochrome c1, producing MNTLTRSLTGLGLGAALTLTAGTALAAGSGCGTFTNAEGVEEHLACSTAPIDFTNKGSLQNGAKMFMNYCAGCHSAKYVRHSRIAKDLEIPPELVEKYLMVTTDQIGDHIDAEIDPEIQASWFGAAPPDLSLETRLRGDDWVYTYLLSFYEDPSRPWGANNLVLANAAMPHVLHNLQEDLSKEEFESEVGDLVNFMAWMGEPVRHDRQVIGMFVILFLLVLLIPVYLLNKEFWKDVK
- the petA gene encoding ubiquinol-cytochrome c reductase iron-sulfur subunit, which translates into the protein MSHAEGVNVQRRRVLIASTAAIGAAGVAAVATPFVRSWYPSAKAEAAGAAVTQDIGSIEEGQMIVVKYRGKPIFVVKRTEDMLGTLESVKPLLSDPDSSASLQPEYCTNPTRSLEPSVLVVEGVCTHLGCAPNYRPDVGAADLGGNDWYGGFFCPCHGSKYDLAGRVYSGVPAPLNLPIPEYSMDGTILTVGEA
- a CDS encoding ClpXP protease specificity-enhancing factor — encoded protein: MSETTSITPTRPYMVRALYEWIEDNALTPYLMVDATAENVQIPTEHVQDGRIVLNIASRATGNMSMENEYIHFSARFGGVSQEIWVPLIAVMGIYAKENSQGMFFDPSEYENYKPEDESEVAAKKSPTVAPKPKRDNKAGLKVLK
- the dcd gene encoding dCTP deaminase — protein: MSIKSDRWIRKMAEEYGMIEPYEPGQVRFNDAGERLVSYGTSSYGYDVRCAPEFKVFTNVHSVVVDPKNFDEKSFIDIVGDECIIPPNSFALARTMEYFRIPRDVLTICLGKSTYARCGIIVNVTPLEPEWEGHVTLEFSNTTNLPARIYAGEGVAQMLFFQSDADDVCETSYKDRGGKYQGQRGVTLPRT
- a CDS encoding cytochrome bc complex cytochrome b subunit — its product is MHWVDARFPATETYEYHMSKYYAPKNFNFWYFFGVLSMVVLVNQLVTGIWLTMMYNPSAEGAFASVEYIMRDVKGGWLIRYMHSTGASAFFVVVYLHMFRALLYGSYQKPRELIWLIGMGIYLALMAEGFFGYLLPWGNMSFWGAQVILNLPAALPVIGDGLAEWVRGDYIISGITLNRFFALHVVAIPLVLVGLVFMHLVALHHVGSNNPDGIDIKKLKDKNGIPLDGIEFHPYYTVHDMVGIVVFFICFFAVVFFFPEGGGFFLEPPNFEAANSLKTPAHIAPVWYYTPFYAILRAVPDKLGGVIAMGAAIAVLFLIPWLDRSPVRSIRYKGILSKIALTIFAISFLVLGYLGATPTTPTATLMARIFTILYFLFFLLMPIYTAIEKCKQPPERVTGGH
- a CDS encoding ATP-binding cassette domain-containing protein — protein: MALIHLKNIHLAFGVAPVLDGIDFSINEGERVCLIGRNGEGKSTLFKLINGSLQPDSGEVIINGSASVAMLEQDVPETSGRILDIVMGGSRRTADLLIKYNQQTNLCADGDMDACERMATLQHDIDAVHGWDLEREATRLITTMGLDPEDDLSSLSGGRKRRVLLARALVTKPDMLLLDEPTNHLDVDSIEWLERFLLDWQGLTLLFVTHDRAFVDKLSTRIVELDRGQLTSYDVTQGATGYARYQELKEQQLLAEEKNNANFDKKLAQEEVWIRQGIKARRTRNEGRVRELKALREERSDRREQVGNVNITMGEGEKSGKLVCKVKNLHLEYNGNVLVDNFTTTIMRGDKIGIIGPNGAGKTTLIKALLDMSDDEVTKSGSVELGTNLKIAFFDQLRDQLDLEATVAQNVSEGSDFIEVGGRKTHIMSYLQDFLFAPERARTPVKALSGGERNRVLLAKQLLKPANILVLDEPTNDLDMATLELLEESVSSFNGTILLISHDRSFMDNVVTSTWVFDQDEDGKGIVKEYVGGYQEYLIQKNRAQAANAVKSTNKGAENSKSTNKSTAVAKPNKAAKKLNYNDQRELDNLPKEIAALEQEQIQLQEKLADGSWFIQDFEAATVASERLLVIEDEMMNKLERWEALEND
- a CDS encoding glutathione S-transferase N-terminal domain-containing protein, producing MIDANDIPSSQLILYADDGYDSHVVRLLLEEKKLAYYLSRLHSERPEDLTELNPYHTLPVLQQREISLYEINVIFEYLEERYHANKLLPDTPQERAQFRQLAWRIQRDWLVLGKRLLMHPDSFNKAQAAVAKKQLADSLITLSPLFAHKSYFMADEFGWCDVLLAPLLWRLEEMGIELPRAISRPLFDYQTRLFERESFKKSVR
- the apbC gene encoding iron-sulfur cluster carrier protein ApbC is translated as MFNFIKKITSEKPETPQQQAERDSAVDKVLLGYEVGTISIATMVTGLERDGDQLTLDLRLPADTDPEIIQQELGQLLHPHGIKTIHMNVRLLAAAKGAGSSLPKQMPKTTDAMAKQAKPTAQSNTDSEPPITKAAPTQASLAPHPRIRHIIVVASGKGGVGKSTTTVNIALALQKLGNRVGVLDADIYGPSMPTMLGVADVRPQLENEQFVPVDAHGMAMLSIGSLLDGDNTPVAWRGPKATGALMQLYNQTNWPQLDYLVIDMPPGTGDIQLTLAQRIPVTGAVIVTTPQHIALLDAQKGVEMFNKTNIPVLGVVENMALHTCSNCNHTEAIFGTGGGEFIAEQYQVPLLGQLPLASGIRAQVDKGEPSVLADDEFAPYYLSIAKNIEANINKFAKPVDDKRIF
- a CDS encoding DUF2804 domain-containing protein; this encodes MYQNRDEQDQQHLSTSLRPFALDELIQNGQPTFGVFAHVKSINYLDYYSYLISQKSLPNWRKALKANQFCFIQIIQPPYRVCLALATIKLAASAFVYLYNDKTDELEVDEALQPLTRQTHLTGDCHQGQIAFVHAKLTVTLDFTPAQVIVALDSQNLALHATLARQSQPLAVCTPTGRRGWTFTQKEPLTAISGHLLIKGKSKFNVNASNIPDSKAKQIDFTNTTIANLDWTLGYMRHKTNWFWTCINSYLPDGRHFALNLSMGVNETGASENACWLDGQISYLPPVMFIRKDLDASAQNIWSVYHQNLGWSNVDIDLTFTPITVYKKTDNFGVLASIFEQWIGLYSGEIRLGNKVIRIDKMIGLAEDHFAKW